In a single window of the Rhodothermales bacterium genome:
- a CDS encoding ABC transporter permease, with protein MRPLAFILQKEFLQIFRNRAMLPILFVMPVVQLLVLSSAATFEVKQSAMSLIDDDGSTTSFQLIERFEASGFFTVVQRTHDPAAADDAMQRGQARLIVHIPHHFERDLQTVGRASIDLTLDAVDGASAGVVQSYAASILAAFNQERQRAAGVAGAEAPPRIEVVSSHWYNADLDYKTYMVPGILVVLVTMIGMFLSAMNVVREKEIGTIEQLNVTPLRKAHFIIGKLLPFWVIGLVDLAIGLVLAHLVFGVQILGNIGLIFVLAAVYLLGILALGLWISTITDTQQQAMFIAWFIMVICMLMSGLFTPIESMPAWAQKLTLLNPVAYFIQIMRQVLLKGAGMADVQPQIAFLSVFAVAMMTMAVRQYRKIAV; from the coding sequence ATGCGCCCGCTCGCCTTCATCCTCCAGAAAGAGTTTTTGCAGATCTTCCGGAATCGGGCGATGCTGCCAATCCTGTTTGTCATGCCCGTCGTGCAGTTGCTGGTGCTTTCATCCGCCGCGACGTTCGAGGTGAAGCAGTCTGCGATGAGCTTGATCGACGACGACGGGAGCACGACATCCTTCCAACTCATCGAGCGGTTTGAGGCGTCGGGGTTCTTCACGGTGGTCCAGCGTACCCACGACCCCGCCGCGGCGGACGATGCGATGCAGCGCGGACAGGCGCGGCTGATCGTCCACATCCCACACCACTTCGAGCGGGACCTGCAGACGGTCGGTCGTGCGTCGATCGACCTCACGCTCGACGCCGTGGACGGCGCGAGCGCCGGCGTCGTCCAGTCCTACGCCGCTTCCATCCTGGCCGCCTTCAACCAGGAACGACAGCGGGCGGCCGGCGTGGCGGGCGCGGAGGCCCCTCCCCGGATCGAGGTGGTATCCTCCCACTGGTACAATGCCGATCTCGATTACAAGACGTACATGGTGCCGGGCATCCTGGTCGTGTTGGTCACGATGATCGGGATGTTTCTCTCGGCCATGAATGTAGTCCGCGAAAAAGAGATCGGGACTATCGAGCAGCTCAACGTCACCCCACTCCGCAAGGCGCATTTCATCATCGGCAAACTGCTCCCGTTCTGGGTGATCGGGCTCGTCGATCTGGCGATTGGCCTCGTGCTGGCGCACCTGGTTTTCGGCGTTCAGATCCTCGGCAACATCGGGCTCATTTTTGTCCTCGCCGCCGTGTATCTGCTGGGGATCCTGGCGCTGGGCCTCTGGATCTCCACCATTACCGACACCCAGCAGCAGGCGATGTTTATCGCCTGGTTCATCATGGTAATCTGTATGCTGATGAGCGGCCTCTTCACACCCATCGAAAGCATGCCGGCGTGGGCGCAGAAACTGACGCTGCTCAACCCGGTCGCCTACTTTATCCAGATCATGCGACAGGTGCTGCTGAAAGGCGCCGGCATGGCGGACGTGCAGCCGCAGATCGCGTTTTTGTCCGTTTTCGCCGTAGCGATGATGACGATGGCCGTCCGCCAGTACCGAAAAATCGCGGTGTGA